From the genome of Geothrix sp. 21YS21S-4, one region includes:
- a CDS encoding porin has translation MKIFRLAGIAALLAAGAAAQAQTPTIKMDGVLLEFWATQMMDNNLRLNTTASAGASKYYALDSRFQENNFAVKRAEIYMSGTITDTFSWNVMFDPNNNNAAAPGAPNNVLQDLVVTWAPGNGFNVKAGQFKMPTGYEATLVAAREILFWDRNQINRRFADSRDRGVWASYTYGDAKAFQGKINVAVSNGTTDDGSGGKNNENTVAGAGNAQKDWTFRFDSNFLSRHKAGVYYREGVTNLKDSTFVSATVPASWAVGAPNASQIRDNKDKTTMMGAYYAFNSAAWQMSAEYATGLLGRRYPTVFTAAAAPLREHLDQKFAGYAVDGAYKMGNHWITGRYDVLNYNSGDDWYTVANPYKTATGDFSPKYTEVTVGYNYVFIPTKQSAGKVKLDYIIRSKNFLAPRAGQTGEQGGNTLVASLMFSY, from the coding sequence ATGAAGATCTTCCGCCTTGCCGGCATCGCTGCGCTGCTAGCTGCCGGGGCCGCGGCTCAGGCCCAGACCCCCACCATCAAGATGGATGGGGTTCTCCTCGAGTTCTGGGCCACCCAGATGATGGACAACAACCTGCGGCTCAACACGACCGCCTCCGCCGGGGCCTCGAAATACTACGCCCTGGACTCCCGCTTCCAGGAGAACAACTTCGCTGTGAAGCGCGCCGAAATCTACATGAGCGGCACCATCACCGACACGTTCAGCTGGAACGTGATGTTCGATCCCAACAACAACAACGCGGCGGCGCCCGGCGCCCCCAACAATGTCCTCCAGGATCTGGTCGTGACCTGGGCTCCCGGCAACGGATTCAACGTCAAGGCCGGCCAGTTCAAGATGCCGACCGGCTACGAAGCCACCCTGGTCGCCGCCCGCGAAATCCTCTTCTGGGACCGCAACCAGATCAACCGTCGCTTCGCCGATTCCCGCGACCGCGGCGTGTGGGCCAGCTACACCTACGGCGATGCGAAGGCCTTCCAGGGCAAGATCAACGTGGCCGTGTCCAACGGCACCACGGATGACGGCAGCGGCGGCAAGAACAACGAGAACACGGTGGCCGGCGCCGGCAATGCCCAGAAGGACTGGACCTTCCGTTTCGACAGCAACTTCCTGTCTCGCCACAAGGCGGGCGTCTACTACCGCGAGGGCGTGACGAACCTGAAGGACTCCACCTTCGTGTCCGCCACCGTCCCCGCCAGCTGGGCCGTCGGTGCGCCCAACGCCAGCCAGATCCGGGACAACAAAGACAAGACGACCATGATGGGCGCCTACTACGCCTTCAACAGCGCCGCGTGGCAGATGAGCGCGGAGTACGCCACGGGCCTCCTGGGCCGCCGCTACCCCACCGTGTTCACCGCCGCCGCGGCTCCCCTGCGCGAGCACCTGGACCAGAAGTTCGCGGGCTACGCGGTGGACGGCGCCTACAAGATGGGCAACCACTGGATCACCGGCCGCTACGACGTGCTGAACTACAACTCCGGCGACGACTGGTACACCGTTGCCAACCCCTACAAGACGGCGACCGGCGACTTCAGCCCCAAGTACACGGAAGTCACCGTGGGCTACAACTACGTCTTCATCCCCACCAAGCAGTCCGCGGGCAAGGTGAAGCTCGACTACATCATCCGCAGCAAGAACTTCCTGGCTCCCCGCGCCGGCCAGACCGGCGAGCAGGGTGGCAACACCCTCGTCGCCTCCCTCATGTTCTCCTACTGA
- a CDS encoding DUF1801 domain-containing protein, whose amino-acid sequence MSTLKHPFKPGIEGIRRIILGADPAISEGIKWNAPPFRTGNHFATLNLRAKDGMGIMLHFGAKVQAGLPERSEIEDPANLLT is encoded by the coding sequence ATGTCGACGCTTAAACATCCCTTCAAGCCCGGGATCGAAGGGATTCGTCGGATCATCCTCGGGGCCGATCCGGCCATTTCGGAAGGGATCAAGTGGAATGCGCCCCCTTTTCGCACGGGGAACCATTTCGCCACGCTGAACCTTCGAGCCAAGGACGGCATGGGCATCATGCTTCACTTTGGAGCCAAGGTTCAGGCTGGGCTCCCCGAGCGTTCTGAAATCGAGGACCCAGCGAATCTCCTCACTTGA
- a CDS encoding FAD-dependent oxidoreductase gives MSPSVWPAPPAGACGLPASLDVEVGILGAGIHGAALARELTLRDISCALVDKGDIGGGTSQWSSQLLHGGIRYLLTGDVRQMREGLAERAVWARIAPRRCRWDAFWMPHRSRLEGMAHRVGIGLYDRWGADRPGWPPELALGGVPADAFAADPRTPQGPFRGATAYADLLTWDRDLTKDLAASSEALRLDFHEPESFEEGAGGLVAVHVRDRRDGTLRWLAARQWVFALGPWTDDALRGWFGDTDRRLRLSSGIHLWFDPIPGCVHPWAIRRPKGRILFVIPRDGRLQVGTTEREVEDGWVPVIDAEREELFGALETALPAIPWRTLPVRDEESGVRPLVVARGATTHLSREALLERHPRLANLTLVLGGKLTTARLLMDRLATALTGRPCAASTTAPLRLWDGQSPEIR, from the coding sequence ATGTCCCCTTCCGTATGGCCCGCCCCGCCCGCAGGCGCCTGCGGCCTCCCCGCCTCGCTGGACGTGGAGGTCGGGATCCTGGGCGCAGGGATCCACGGCGCCGCCCTGGCGCGGGAACTGACCCTTCGCGACATCTCCTGTGCGCTGGTGGACAAGGGCGACATCGGCGGCGGCACCAGCCAGTGGTCCAGCCAGCTCCTGCACGGCGGCATCCGCTACCTGCTCACGGGCGATGTCCGCCAGATGCGCGAAGGGCTGGCGGAACGGGCCGTCTGGGCCCGCATCGCGCCCCGGCGCTGCCGGTGGGACGCCTTCTGGATGCCGCACCGTTCCCGGCTGGAAGGGATGGCCCACCGCGTGGGAATCGGGCTCTACGACCGGTGGGGGGCCGACCGCCCCGGCTGGCCTCCGGAACTGGCGCTGGGCGGCGTGCCGGCGGATGCCTTCGCAGCCGATCCGCGTACTCCCCAGGGGCCTTTCCGGGGCGCCACGGCCTACGCGGATCTCCTGACCTGGGACCGGGACCTGACGAAAGATCTGGCGGCCTCCAGCGAGGCGCTGCGCCTGGATTTCCACGAGCCCGAAAGCTTCGAGGAAGGGGCAGGGGGACTGGTCGCCGTGCACGTGCGGGACCGCCGCGACGGAACGCTCCGCTGGTTGGCGGCCCGGCAGTGGGTCTTCGCGCTCGGCCCCTGGACCGACGACGCCCTCCGCGGCTGGTTCGGTGACACGGACCGGCGGTTGCGCCTGTCCTCCGGGATTCACCTGTGGTTCGATCCGATTCCCGGCTGCGTCCATCCCTGGGCCATCCGGCGGCCCAAGGGGCGGATCCTGTTCGTCATTCCCCGGGACGGAAGGCTGCAGGTGGGCACCACGGAACGAGAGGTGGAGGATGGCTGGGTCCCGGTGATCGACGCGGAACGGGAGGAGCTGTTCGGGGCTCTGGAAACCGCCCTTCCGGCCATTCCCTGGCGGACGCTGCCCGTCCGCGACGAGGAATCCGGCGTGCGGCCCCTCGTCGTCGCCCGGGGCGCCACAACCCACCTCAGCCGCGAGGCCCTGCTGGAGCGGCATCCCCGGCTCGCCAATCTCACGCTCGTGCTGGGCGGCAAGCTCACCACCGCCCGCCTCCTCATGGATCGCCTCGCCACGGCCCTCACCGGAAGGCCCTGCGCCGCCTCCACCACCGCGCCCCTGCGCCTTTGGGATGGACAGTCGCCGGAGATCCGGTAG
- a CDS encoding MFS transporter, giving the protein MSPSRLKTVLNLTVLVAALGYFVDMFDLLLFPIVRQPSLTALGVPAALQIEVGARLLNWQMAGMLLGGIFWGVLGDRKGRLSTLFGSIALYSAANLANAFVHSVPAYAFWRFLAGLGLAGELGAAVTMVAEILPKDLRGYGTAIVAAVGIFGAVTAKLVGDFFPWRITYAIGGALGVALLFLRVGLRESFMFSQAHGATVARGDFLSLFTDRNRLGRYARCILIGLPTWYVVGILITFSPEFAPILGVRGPVSAGTAVAFCYSGITLGSVLSGFLSQAWGTRKKVVGWSIAAALAGVGVYLAARGLTADVFYVLAGYLGVATGYWAVFVTVAAEQFGTNLRATVATTVPNFVRGAVPLITGSFLLLRPSLGLVGSAAAVGSACFALAFGALWGLPETHGRDLDFME; this is encoded by the coding sequence ATGAGCCCGTCGCGCCTGAAGACCGTCCTGAACCTCACCGTCCTGGTGGCCGCCCTGGGCTATTTCGTGGACATGTTCGACCTGCTGCTGTTCCCCATCGTCCGCCAGCCCAGCCTCACGGCCCTCGGCGTCCCAGCGGCGCTCCAGATCGAAGTGGGCGCCCGGCTCCTCAACTGGCAGATGGCGGGAATGCTCCTGGGCGGAATCTTCTGGGGCGTTCTTGGCGACCGGAAGGGCCGCTTGTCCACCCTGTTCGGGAGCATCGCCCTCTATTCCGCGGCCAACCTGGCCAATGCCTTCGTCCATTCGGTTCCCGCCTACGCCTTCTGGCGCTTCCTCGCGGGACTGGGGTTGGCGGGCGAGCTGGGGGCCGCCGTCACCATGGTGGCGGAGATCCTGCCGAAGGACCTGCGGGGCTACGGCACCGCCATCGTCGCCGCCGTGGGGATCTTCGGCGCGGTCACCGCCAAGCTGGTGGGCGACTTCTTCCCCTGGCGGATCACCTACGCCATCGGCGGCGCCCTCGGGGTGGCGCTGCTCTTCCTGCGCGTGGGGCTGCGCGAGAGCTTCATGTTCTCCCAGGCCCACGGCGCCACCGTCGCGCGCGGCGATTTCCTCAGCCTCTTCACCGACCGAAACCGCCTGGGGCGCTACGCGCGCTGCATCCTGATCGGCCTGCCCACGTGGTACGTGGTGGGAATCCTCATCACCTTCTCGCCGGAATTCGCGCCGATCCTGGGGGTGCGCGGCCCCGTGAGCGCGGGGACCGCCGTCGCCTTCTGCTATTCCGGCATCACCCTGGGCAGCGTCCTCAGCGGCTTCCTCAGCCAGGCCTGGGGCACCCGCAAGAAGGTGGTCGGCTGGTCCATCGCGGCGGCCCTCGCCGGCGTGGGCGTCTATCTCGCCGCCCGGGGCCTCACGGCGGACGTTTTCTATGTCCTGGCGGGCTACCTGGGCGTGGCGACCGGCTACTGGGCCGTGTTCGTCACCGTCGCCGCCGAGCAGTTCGGCACCAACCTGCGGGCCACCGTCGCCACCACCGTGCCCAATTTCGTGCGGGGCGCGGTGCCCCTCATCACCGGCAGCTTCCTGCTGCTCCGGCCTTCCCTCGGACTGGTGGGTTCCGCGGCGGCGGTGGGCTCCGCCTGCTTCGCCCTCGCCTTCGGCGCCCTGTGGGGCCTGCCGGAGACCCACGGGCGGGACCTGGATTTCATGGAATGA
- a CDS encoding SDR family NAD(P)-dependent oxidoreductase, producing the protein MNGLQGRRILITGAGSGIGRAAARLIRDRGAELILAGRRPEALRETLPDALHVVLDHADDAAVAAFARDCPELDGMFLNAGALLTGSVASTSAAAFDAMIAANLRGPWLMAHHLDPKLKEGASVVLVGSNIGIRAIPDSAAYSVAKAGVHMLAKVLALEWAPRGIRCNAMAPGPVRTAMVEARLAAGPDPEGDLAKLSAVNPLQRMGGEAEVAALAAHLLGPDSGWTTGTVIPIDGGADAVY; encoded by the coding sequence GTGAACGGGCTCCAGGGCCGGCGGATCCTGATCACCGGCGCCGGCAGCGGGATCGGCCGAGCCGCGGCCCGGCTGATCCGGGATCGGGGCGCGGAGCTGATCCTCGCGGGCCGCCGACCGGAGGCCCTGCGCGAGACGCTCCCGGACGCGCTCCATGTGGTTCTCGACCACGCCGACGACGCCGCAGTGGCCGCCTTCGCCAGGGACTGTCCGGAGCTGGACGGGATGTTCCTGAACGCCGGCGCGCTGCTCACGGGCTCCGTGGCTTCCACCTCCGCCGCGGCCTTCGACGCGATGATCGCCGCCAACCTCCGGGGGCCCTGGCTGATGGCCCACCACCTGGATCCCAAGCTCAAGGAGGGCGCCAGCGTCGTCCTGGTGGGCTCCAACATCGGCATCCGCGCCATTCCCGACAGCGCCGCCTACAGCGTGGCCAAGGCCGGCGTCCACATGCTGGCGAAGGTGCTGGCGCTGGAATGGGCGCCGCGCGGCATCCGCTGCAACGCCATGGCTCCGGGCCCGGTCCGCACGGCGATGGTGGAGGCGCGGCTCGCCGCCGGTCCCGATCCGGAAGGGGATCTGGCGAAGCTCTCCGCGGTGAATCCCCTCCAGCGGATGGGTGGGGAGGCGGAAGTGGCGGCCCTGGCGGCGCATCTGCTGGGTCCCGACAGCGGCTGGACGACGGGAACCGTCATTCCCATCGACGGCGGCGCCGACGCGGTCTACTGA
- a CDS encoding DUF502 domain-containing protein, giving the protein MIRKYLIAGLFTLLPLVVTVWILKAIFTTLVGIFRVPLTWLAHGTQMSDPPLWALGLFSGLATLLLLLLVGALVGNFVGRQLVRWLDELMRYVPVVKTIYGSTRQLLGAIQSGRGGSFKEVVLVEWPHPGSFTLGFVARHDCSWAVPGGETMVAVYVPTAPNPTSGYVVMVEAAKVRPVDLSADQALTWAVSGGVIAPTGKAEP; this is encoded by the coding sequence ATGATCCGCAAGTACCTCATTGCAGGCCTGTTCACCCTCCTTCCCTTGGTGGTGACGGTCTGGATCCTGAAGGCCATCTTCACCACGCTGGTGGGCATCTTCCGGGTGCCGCTGACCTGGCTGGCGCACGGGACGCAGATGTCCGATCCGCCGCTGTGGGCCCTGGGCCTCTTCTCGGGCCTGGCGACCCTTCTGCTGCTGCTGCTCGTGGGCGCGTTGGTGGGGAACTTCGTGGGCCGCCAGCTGGTGCGGTGGCTGGACGAGCTGATGCGCTACGTCCCCGTGGTGAAGACCATCTACGGGTCCACCCGCCAACTGCTGGGCGCCATCCAGTCGGGGCGCGGAGGGAGCTTCAAGGAGGTCGTTCTCGTCGAATGGCCCCATCCCGGCTCCTTCACCTTGGGCTTCGTGGCGCGCCACGACTGCTCCTGGGCGGTTCCCGGCGGAGAGACCATGGTCGCGGTGTACGTTCCCACCGCCCCCAATCCCACCTCCGGCTACGTGGTGATGGTCGAGGCCGCGAAGGTCCGGCCGGTGGACCTGAGCGCCGACCAGGCGCTCACCTGGGCCGTGAGCGGCGGGGTGATCGCGCCCACCGGGAAGGCCGAGCCGTGA
- the pgsA gene encoding CDP-diacylglycerol--glycerol-3-phosphate 3-phosphatidyltransferase has translation MNLPNFLSLARILMVPVLVVVLMTKVTNHEVIGVLVFWAASITDWLDGYLARRWKQVTTLGKLLDPLADKLLVTGALMSLVELNLAPAWMTFIIIAREFVVTGLRGIASEEGLTIPAGRVGKWKMGFQVAAISCLILGPRLDYWLYEWTRKDIFHFFIQLNRPYTFFWGMGILLLWGAVILAIWSAISYFHGFWKVVGPRIMTENGRLTGGKGDE, from the coding sequence ATGAACCTGCCCAATTTCCTGTCGCTCGCGCGGATCCTCATGGTCCCCGTCCTGGTCGTGGTGCTCATGACCAAGGTGACGAACCACGAGGTCATCGGCGTTCTGGTCTTCTGGGCGGCCTCCATCACGGATTGGCTGGACGGCTACCTGGCCCGCCGCTGGAAGCAGGTGACCACTCTGGGCAAGCTGCTGGATCCGCTGGCGGACAAGCTGCTGGTCACCGGCGCGCTGATGTCGCTGGTGGAACTGAACCTCGCGCCCGCGTGGATGACCTTCATCATCATCGCGCGGGAATTCGTGGTCACGGGCCTCCGCGGGATCGCCAGCGAGGAGGGGCTCACCATCCCCGCTGGCCGGGTCGGCAAGTGGAAGATGGGCTTCCAGGTGGCGGCCATCTCCTGCCTCATCCTCGGCCCCCGGCTCGACTACTGGCTCTACGAGTGGACCCGCAAGGACATCTTCCACTTCTTCATCCAGCTCAACCGGCCCTACACCTTCTTCTGGGGGATGGGCATCCTCCTGCTGTGGGGCGCGGTGATCCTCGCCATCTGGAGCGCGATCTCGTACTTCCACGGGTTCTGGAAGGTGGTGGGCCCGCGCATCATGACCGAGAATGGCCGCCTGACCGGCGGGAAGGGCGACGAATGA
- the queG gene encoding tRNA epoxyqueuosine(34) reductase QueG — protein sequence MPVEHPDPLAFKAWLRSEALSSGFALAGFAPCDPFATEADRLQTWFRDGGGALLPYLDPGTLLDPRALWPQARTALVGFFPYARPEAVPGAAPGSLKLSRYLWGPDYHAVLKPRLARLMEAAQARWPGLEGRVCVDTAPLLERQLAARAGLGWQGKHTLLIAGKDGSWGFLGALLLSVDLPPDEPFTAEHCGSCTACLDACPSEALAPFRLDPARCLTTYTIETEAEPPAPVARALAASRWAAGCDACQEACPWNRAPLWGEPGLWGGPSPLHTRAAADLPRGAAQWRKLTRRTALRRVRDRHWRATLARILGS from the coding sequence GTGCCAGTTGAACACCCGGATCCGCTGGCGTTCAAGGCCTGGCTGCGCTCGGAGGCGCTTTCTTCGGGGTTCGCCCTGGCGGGATTCGCCCCCTGCGACCCCTTCGCCACCGAGGCGGATCGGCTCCAGACCTGGTTCCGCGACGGCGGAGGCGCCCTCCTCCCTTACCTCGATCCCGGGACGCTCCTGGATCCGCGGGCGCTGTGGCCCCAGGCCCGCACGGCCCTGGTGGGCTTCTTCCCCTACGCCCGGCCCGAGGCCGTGCCCGGCGCCGCCCCCGGCAGCCTGAAGCTGAGCCGCTACCTGTGGGGCCCCGACTACCACGCCGTCCTGAAGCCCCGGCTCGCCCGGCTCATGGAGGCGGCCCAGGCCCGCTGGCCGGGACTGGAAGGCCGGGTCTGCGTGGACACGGCGCCCCTTCTGGAGCGCCAGCTTGCCGCGCGGGCGGGCCTGGGCTGGCAGGGGAAGCACACCCTCCTCATCGCCGGAAAGGACGGCTCCTGGGGCTTCCTGGGCGCGCTGCTGCTGTCGGTGGACCTGCCACCGGACGAGCCCTTCACCGCCGAGCACTGCGGGTCCTGCACCGCCTGCCTGGACGCCTGTCCCTCGGAAGCTCTGGCGCCCTTCCGCCTGGATCCGGCCCGCTGCCTGACCACCTACACCATTGAGACCGAAGCCGAGCCGCCCGCCCCGGTCGCCCGGGCCCTGGCCGCCAGCCGCTGGGCCGCCGGGTGCGACGCCTGCCAGGAGGCCTGTCCCTGGAACCGGGCGCCGCTTTGGGGAGAGCCGGGCCTGTGGGGCGGCCCGAGCCCGCTCCACACCCGCGCCGCGGCGGATCTTCCGCGCGGCGCGGCCCAATGGCGTAAGCTCACCCGGAGGACCGCCCTGAGGCGCGTTCGGGACCGCCACTGGCGCGCCACGCTGGCCCGTATTCTGGGTTCGTGA
- the speA gene encoding biosynthetic arginine decarboxylase — protein MKHWTVQDAATLYGVKEWGNGYFGINAKGHLEITPTQEASLSCDVYEIVQHLKKKGIRTPLNLRFPQVLADRVVEVNEAFRRAIIEFGYEGGYQGVYPVKTNQIKEVVEEIVRAGNKYHYGLEAGSKPELMIALSLDLHPEALVLCNGYKDEAFIRMALLARKAGRKVVITVEKMTELPLILKVAKELKVDPLIGLRAKLNAQGSGKWETSAGDHAKFGLTTREILEAIEVLEKRDLLDSIIELHFHIGSQITDIRKIKSAMKEATRIYAKLRKMGVPIRYLNVGGGLGVDYDGSKTTFSSSMNYTISEYAADVVYTTKDICTQEQVPMPDLLSESGRAIVAYHEVVVVDIIGLIDTTHTKYKVELTGREPQILKELAYTRDNISVKNFAEMYHDAITQKDELLTLFNLGYLSLEDRSKGETLFWEVCRKLSRILSSKSLKYVPEEFQDLNKSLADKLIANFSLFQSMPDHWAIEQLFPVMPIHRLKEKPGLSATLCDITCDSDGKMEKFIDLKDVRDEIPLHEPRGGEAYYVAFFLTGAYQDILGMRHNLFGAPNEAHIMVHEDDTFKVQHIVKGDTVDHVLRSVHYDPDVLIQGPQTKRKATAKGDAAEALRALLTEERQLHTYLEI, from the coding sequence ATGAAGCACTGGACGGTCCAGGACGCCGCGACCCTGTACGGCGTGAAGGAGTGGGGCAACGGCTACTTCGGCATCAACGCCAAGGGCCACCTCGAAATCACCCCCACCCAGGAAGCGTCCCTGAGCTGCGACGTCTACGAGATCGTCCAGCATCTGAAGAAGAAGGGCATCCGCACTCCCTTGAACCTGCGTTTTCCCCAGGTGCTCGCCGATCGCGTGGTGGAGGTCAACGAGGCCTTCCGCCGGGCCATCATCGAATTCGGATACGAGGGCGGCTACCAGGGCGTCTACCCGGTGAAGACCAACCAGATCAAGGAAGTGGTCGAGGAGATCGTCCGCGCCGGCAACAAGTATCACTACGGGCTGGAGGCCGGCTCCAAGCCCGAGCTGATGATCGCCCTCAGCCTGGACCTGCATCCGGAAGCTCTCGTCCTGTGCAACGGCTACAAGGACGAGGCCTTCATCCGGATGGCCCTCTTGGCCCGCAAGGCGGGGCGCAAGGTCGTCATCACCGTGGAGAAGATGACCGAGCTGCCGCTCATCCTGAAGGTGGCCAAGGAACTCAAGGTGGATCCCCTCATCGGGCTGCGGGCCAAGCTCAACGCCCAGGGCTCGGGCAAGTGGGAGACCAGCGCGGGCGACCACGCCAAGTTCGGCCTCACCACGCGCGAGATCCTGGAAGCCATCGAGGTCCTGGAGAAGCGCGACCTGCTGGACAGCATCATCGAGCTGCACTTCCACATCGGCAGCCAGATCACCGACATCCGCAAGATCAAGTCGGCCATGAAGGAGGCCACGCGCATCTACGCCAAGCTCCGCAAGATGGGCGTGCCCATCCGGTACCTCAACGTGGGCGGCGGCCTGGGCGTGGACTACGACGGCAGCAAGACCACCTTCAGCAGCTCCATGAACTACACCATCAGCGAGTACGCCGCGGACGTGGTCTACACCACCAAGGACATCTGCACCCAGGAGCAGGTGCCCATGCCGGACCTGCTGAGCGAGTCCGGCCGCGCCATCGTCGCCTACCACGAGGTCGTGGTGGTGGACATCATCGGGCTGATCGACACCACCCACACCAAGTACAAGGTCGAGCTGACGGGACGAGAGCCCCAGATCCTCAAGGAGCTGGCCTACACCCGCGACAACATCTCCGTGAAGAATTTCGCCGAGATGTACCACGACGCCATCACCCAGAAGGACGAGCTGCTCACCCTGTTCAACCTGGGCTACCTCAGCCTGGAGGACCGCAGCAAGGGCGAGACCCTCTTCTGGGAAGTGTGCCGCAAGCTGTCGCGCATCCTCAGCAGCAAGAGCCTGAAGTACGTCCCCGAGGAGTTCCAGGACCTGAACAAGAGCCTGGCGGACAAGCTCATCGCCAACTTCAGCCTGTTCCAGTCCATGCCGGACCACTGGGCCATCGAGCAGCTGTTCCCCGTCATGCCCATCCACCGCCTCAAGGAGAAGCCGGGACTGTCCGCCACCCTGTGCGACATCACCTGCGACAGCGACGGGAAGATGGAGAAGTTCATCGATCTGAAGGACGTGCGTGACGAGATCCCGCTGCACGAGCCCCGCGGCGGCGAGGCGTACTACGTGGCCTTCTTCCTCACCGGGGCCTACCAGGACATCCTGGGCATGCGGCACAACCTCTTCGGCGCCCCCAACGAGGCGCACATCATGGTCCACGAGGACGACACCTTCAAGGTCCAGCACATCGTGAAGGGCGACACGGTGGACCACGTCCTCCGCAGCGTCCACTACGATCCCGATGTCCTGATCCAGGGGCCCCAGACCAAGCGGAAAGCCACTGCCAAGGGCGATGCCGCCGAAGCCCTGCGCGCCCTGCTCACCGAGGAGCGCCAGCTCCACACGTACCTGGAAATCTAG
- a CDS encoding DinB family protein: MLGLLKDLFAHQAWADAMFFHAWSKAELRQDPELRARVGHMLDVQEAFLGVVKGEFNLPQGDSAADFDAVKARCIAAHGAWDAFLSTLDPAGLDRIVQVPWFPDPPCRVPVSEALTQVCLHGQHHRGQNMSRIKALGGTPRNVDYIIWLWKGRSGPRWAP, encoded by the coding sequence ATGCTCGGTTTGCTGAAGGATCTCTTCGCCCATCAGGCCTGGGCCGACGCGATGTTCTTCCACGCGTGGAGCAAGGCGGAACTCCGGCAGGATCCCGAACTGCGGGCCCGGGTGGGTCACATGCTGGACGTGCAGGAGGCCTTCCTGGGGGTGGTGAAGGGCGAGTTCAACCTTCCCCAGGGGGATTCCGCCGCCGATTTCGACGCCGTGAAGGCCCGCTGCATCGCCGCCCACGGCGCGTGGGATGCGTTCCTCTCCACCCTGGATCCCGCGGGTCTGGACCGGATCGTCCAGGTGCCCTGGTTCCCCGATCCTCCCTGCCGGGTGCCGGTCTCGGAGGCGTTGACCCAGGTCTGCCTCCACGGCCAGCATCACCGGGGGCAGAACATGTCCCGCATCAAGGCCCTCGGCGGAACGCCGAGGAACGTGGACTACATCATCTGGCTGTGGAAGGGGCGCTCCGGGCCGCGGTGGGCGCCTTGA
- a CDS encoding 3-hydroxyacyl-CoA dehydrogenase family protein encodes MDIQRIGVVGCGLMGAGIAQCAAEAGYAVHVKEADETLLAKGLARIRSAWERGVAKGKLTEQQKAGFDTRLHGTTAFAALADCDLVVEAVPERLDLKLRAFAELDAVLAPTALLCTNTSSLSVAQLGPALAPARVPRLAGLHFFNPVPAMPLVEIVRTLATDEPTLAALRAFVGRLGKTAVLAPDAPGFVVNRLLVPYLLDAMRCAEQRLATTEDIDTGMKLGCGHPMGPLHLSDFIGLDTMQSVAEVLFEAFGEPRFKAPSLLRQLVAAGRLGRKSGAGFYGWEGDKRLEALPL; translated from the coding sequence ATGGACATCCAGCGCATCGGCGTCGTCGGCTGCGGACTCATGGGCGCGGGCATCGCCCAGTGCGCGGCGGAGGCGGGCTACGCCGTCCACGTGAAGGAAGCCGACGAAACCCTCCTCGCCAAGGGCCTGGCGCGCATCCGGAGCGCCTGGGAGCGCGGCGTCGCAAAGGGGAAGCTCACGGAACAGCAGAAGGCCGGCTTCGACACCCGCCTCCACGGAACCACCGCCTTCGCCGCCCTGGCGGACTGCGATCTGGTGGTGGAAGCGGTGCCCGAGCGGCTGGACCTGAAGCTCCGCGCCTTCGCCGAACTGGATGCGGTGTTGGCTCCGACTGCCCTGCTGTGCACCAACACCTCCAGCCTTTCCGTGGCCCAACTCGGTCCCGCGCTGGCCCCCGCCCGCGTGCCCCGGCTGGCCGGGCTCCACTTCTTCAACCCCGTTCCCGCCATGCCTCTGGTGGAAATCGTCCGCACCCTCGCCACGGACGAGCCCACCCTGGCCGCCCTCCGCGCCTTCGTCGGCAGGCTGGGCAAGACCGCCGTCCTGGCGCCCGACGCGCCGGGATTCGTCGTCAACCGCCTCCTGGTGCCCTACCTCCTGGACGCCATGCGCTGTGCCGAGCAGCGCCTCGCCACCACGGAGGACATCGATACCGGCATGAAGCTGGGCTGCGGCCACCCCATGGGGCCGTTGCACCTCAGCGACTTCATCGGGCTCGACACCATGCAAAGCGTCGCGGAAGTCCTGTTCGAGGCCTTCGGCGAGCCGCGGTTCAAGGCTCCTTCCCTCCTCCGCCAGCTCGTGGCGGCGGGCCGCCTGGGCCGCAAATCAGGGGCCGGCTTCTACGGGTGGGAAGGCGACAAGCGCCTGGAAGCCCTTCCGCTGTAG